One genomic segment of Motacilla alba alba isolate MOTALB_02 chromosome 1A, Motacilla_alba_V1.0_pri, whole genome shotgun sequence includes these proteins:
- the FEZF1 gene encoding fez family zinc finger protein 1, with protein MDNSGNHTATKILATPPTRESLSARSNMISTPKPLAFSIERIMARTPEPRSIPVPQLLHGSVAKGDPKHPLHLNSSIPCMIPFVPVAYDTLPKAAVAGAEPRKAHLDSSSSPSFSCGDLLNCALSLKGDFPRDALPLQQYKLVRPRVVNHSSFHAMGALCYFNRGDSPCHPSSSVNIHPVASYFLSSPLHPQPKAYLAERNKLVLPTVDKYPAGVAFKDLSQAQLQHYMKESAQILSEKIAYKTSEFSRGSPSSKPKVFTCEVCGKVFNAHYNLTRHMPVHTGARPFVCKVCGKGFRQASTLCRHKIIHTQEKPHKCNQCGKAFNRSSTLNTHTRIHAGYKPFVCEFCGKGFHQKGNYKNHKLTHSGEKQFKCNICNKAFHQVYNLTFHMHTHNDKKPFTCPTCGKGFCRNFDLKKHVRKLHDSALGLPRPPAELGGPDPPPPPGALLQGPPPLQP; from the exons ATGGACAATAGTGGCAACCACACGGCGACAAAAATCCTAGCGACTCCTCCGACCAGAGAAAGCCTATCTGCCAGGAGCAACATGATCAGCACGCCCAAGCCACTCGCTTTCTCCATTGAGCGCATCATGGCGCGGACTCCAGAGCCCCGCTCCATCCCCGTCCCGCAGCTCCTCCATGGCTCCGTGGCCAAAGGCGACCCCAAGCATCCGCTGCACCTCAActcctccatcccctgcatGATCCCCTTTGTCCCGGTGGCGTACGATACCCTGCCCAAAGCAGCGGTGGCTGGAGCGGAACCCAGGAAGGCTCACTTAGATTCCTCTTCCTCGCCCTCCTTTAGCTGCGGCGATCTCTTGAACTGTGCCCTGAGCTTGAAAGGAGATTTCCCCCGCGATGCCCTGCCCTTGCAGCAGTACAAACTGGTAAGACCCCGAGTGGTCAATCACTCCTCCTTCCACGCCATGGGAGCCCTGTGCTATTTCAACCGAGGCGACAGCCCCTGTCACCCGTCCTCCAGTGTCAACATCCACCCGGTGGCTTCTTATTTCCTCAGCTCTCCCTTGCACCCGCAGCCCAAGGCTTACCTGGCGGAGCGGAACAAGCTGGTGCTACCGACCGTGGACAAGTACCCGGCGGGGGTGGCCTTCAAGGACTTATCGCAGGCTCAGTTGCAGCACTACATGAAAGAAAGTGCTCAGATCCTCTCGGAAAAAATCGCCTATAAGACGTCGGAGTTCAGCCGCGGCTCCCCGAGCAGCAAGCCCAAAGTTTTCACGTGTGAAGTTTGTGGAAAG GTATTTAATGCACATTATAACCTAACGCGCCATATGCCGGTGCACACGGGAGCCAGACCCTTTGTTTGCAAAGTTTGCGGGAAGGGCTTCAGACAGGCGAGCACGCTCTGCCGGCACAAGATCATCCACACCCAG GAAAAGCCACACAAGTGCAACCAGTGCGGCAAAGCTTTTAACCGGAGCTCGACCCTGAACACGCACACGCGAATACACGCCGGCTATAAACCATTTGTCTGTGAATTTTGTGGCAAAGGATTTCACCAGAAAG GCAATTACAAAAACCACAAGCTGACTCACAGCGGGGAGAAGCAGTTCAAGTGCAATATCTGCAACAAGGCTTTTCACCAGGTGTACAATCTGACCTTCCACATGCACACCCACAACGACAAGAAGCCCTTCACCTGCCCCACCTGcggcaaaggcttctgcaggaACTTTGACCTCAAGAAGCACGTCCGTAAGCTGCATGACAGCGCCCTGGGACTGCCCCGGCCCCCCGCTGAGCTGGGGGGGCCGGacccgccgcccccgcccgggGCGCTGCTGCAGGGCCCGCCGCCGCTCCAGCCGTGA